Proteins encoded by one window of Blautia argi:
- a CDS encoding HPr family phosphocarrier protein, whose translation MVERKIKLTAKEDVKEFVNEASKCDFDIDIFYNRVIIDAKSILGVLSMDLTRILTVRCNGHDEKFNSYLDKFAVA comes from the coding sequence ATGGTAGAGCGCAAGATTAAACTGACTGCAAAAGAAGATGTAAAGGAATTTGTCAACGAGGCCAGCAAGTGTGACTTTGATATTGACATTTTCTATAACAGAGTGATTATTGATGCAAAGTCAATATTAGGTGTGCTGAGTATGGATTTAACAAGAATTCTTACCGTGAGATGCAATGGACATGATGAAAAATTCAACAGCTACCTGGATAAGTTTGCAGTTGCATAA
- a CDS encoding RidA family protein, with translation MKVISTEKAPAAIGPYSQAMTVSSMIFTSGQIPLNPRTGEIVGETIAEQAEQVMKNLGEVLKAAGSSYEKAVKTTCFLADMGDFAAFNEVYGKYFTGKPARSCVAVKTLPKNVLCEVEVIAEA, from the coding sequence ATGAAAGTAATCAGTACAGAAAAAGCACCGGCGGCAATCGGTCCGTACTCACAGGCAATGACCGTAAGCAGTATGATTTTTACCTCCGGACAGATTCCCTTAAATCCCCGGACAGGAGAAATTGTGGGGGAAACTATAGCAGAACAGGCAGAGCAGGTAATGAAAAACCTGGGCGAGGTTTTAAAGGCAGCGGGAAGCAGCTATGAAAAAGCAGTGAAAACAACCTGTTTTCTGGCAGATATGGGAGATTTTGCTGCCTTTAATGAGGTTTACGGAAAGTATTTTACAGGAAAACCGGCACGTTCCTGCGTGGCAGTGAAAACACTTCCAAAGAATGTGCTGTGTGAGGTGGAGGTTATTGCTGAAGCTTAA